In the genome of Physeter macrocephalus isolate SW-GA unplaced genomic scaffold, ASM283717v5 random_143, whole genome shotgun sequence, one region contains:
- the RANBP3 gene encoding ran-binding protein 3 yields the protein CSGDEGAAKTSPLPSLRDGSSRFSGLTCCFFSVVVFACFNQEKDSQEDESSGASEESCKKKEQAAQQAFVFGQNLRDRVKLINENAEVVDMENSGHPSSEAPAATNYFLQYISSSLESSANSADAASSKFIFGQNMSERVLSPPKLNEVSPDANRENTVAESGSESSSQEATPEKANNIAESLAESAAAYTKATARKCLLEKVEVITGEEAESNVLQIQCKLFVFDKTSQSWVERGRGLLRLNDMASTDDGTLQSRLVMRTQGSLRLILNTKLWAQMQMDKASEKSIRITAMDTEDQGVKVFLISASSKDTGQLYAALHHRILALRSRVEQEQEARTPAPEPGAAPSNEDDSDDDDVLAPSGATGGGAGDEGDGQTAGST from the exons TGTTCCGGTGACGAGGGCGCTGCCAAGAcctcgcccctcccctccctgagaG ATGGCTCGTCTCGCTTCTCAGGGCTGACGTGTTGCTTCTTTTCAGTTgttgtgtttgcttgttttaaccAGGAGAAAGACTCCCAGGAAGATGAGTCTAGTGGTGCTTCTGAGGAGAGCTGCAAGAAGAAGGAGCAGGCCGCACAGCAGGCGTTTGTGTTTGGGCAGAACCTGAGAGACAGAGTTAAG TTAATAAATGAGAACGCTGAAGTAGTGGACATGGAGAACTCCGGACACCCCAGTTCAGAAGCACCAGCCGCCACCAACTACTTCCTTCAGTACATCAGCTCCAG TTTAGAGAGCTCAGCCAACAGTGCCGACGCCGCCAGCAGCAAATTCATATTTGGCCAGAACATGAGTGAGCGCGTGTTG AGCCCGCCCAAGTTAAACGAGGTCAGCCCAGATGCCAACAGAGAAAACACAGTGGCCGAGTCCGGGTCCGAGTCCTCATCCCAGGAGGCCACTCCCGAGAAAG CTAATAACATTGCAGAGTCCCTGGCCGAGTCGGCAGCCGCCTACACCAAGGCAACGGCGCGGAAGTGCTTGCTGGAGAAGGTGGAGGTGATCACTGGGGAGGAGGCCGAGAGCAACGTGCTGCAG ATCCAGTGTAAGCTGTTTGTCTTTGACAAGACCTCGCAGTCGTGGGTGGAGAGAGGCCGGGGGCTGCTCAGACTCAACGACATGGCATCGACTGACGATGGGACGTTGCAGTCCCGACTAG TGATGCGGACCCAGGGCAGCCTGCGGCTGATCCTCAACACCAAGCTGTGGGCCCAGATGCAGATGGACAAGGCCAGTGAGAAGAGCATCCGCATCACGGCCATGGACACTGAGGACCAGGGCGTGAAGGTCTTCCTGATTTCG GCCAGCTCCAAGGACACGGGCCAGCTGTACGCGGCCCTGCACCACCGCATCCTGGCCCTGCGCAGCCGCGTGGAGCAGGAGCAGGAGGCCAGGACGCCGGCCCCCGAGCCCGGGGCGGCCCCATCCAACGAGGACGACAGTGACGACGACGACGTCCTGGCTCCGTCGGGGGCCACCGGAGGCG GCGCTGGCGACGAAGGGGACGGGCAGACGGCCGGGAGCACATAG
- the CAPS gene encoding calcyphosin, protein MDAVDATTEKLRAQCLSRGASGVQGLARFFRRMDRDGSRSLDAGELQRSLAELGLVLDTAEAQAVCRRWDRDGSGTLDLEEFLRALRPPTSQVREAVITAAFAKLDRSGDSVVTVDDLRGVYSGRAHPRVRSGEWTEEEVLRRFLDNSDSSEKDGQVGARVPHPLCPHPRPPRRQPVCPQVTLAEFQDYYSGVSASVDTDEELAAMMTSAWRL, encoded by the exons ATGGATGCTGTGGACGCCACCACGGAGAAGCTCCGGGCCCAGTGCCTGTCCCGAGGGGCCTCGGGCGTCCAGGGTCTGGCCAG gttTTTCCGCCGCATGGACCGGGACGGGAGCCGGTCCCTGGACGCAGGGGAGCTCCAGCGGAGCCTGGCCGAGCTGGGGCTGGTGCTGGACACGGCCGAGGCGCAGGCCGTGTGCAGGCGCTGGGACCGCGACGGCAGTGGGACGCTGGACCTGGAGGAGTTCCTGAGGGCGCTGCGG ccccccacgtCCCAGGTCCGGGAAGCGGTCATCACAGCCGCGTTCGCCAAGCTGGACCGCAGCGGGGACAGCGTGGTGACCGTGGATGACCTCCGGGGGGTGTACAGTGGCCGCGCTCACCCCAGGGTGCGGAGCGGGGAGTGGACGGAGGAGGAGGTGCTCCGCCGCTTCCTGGACAACTCTGACTCCTCCGAGAAGGACGGGCAGGTGGGTGCACGGGTACCCCACCCCCTCTGCCCACACCCACGGCCCCCCCGCCGACAGCCTGTCTGCCCCCAGGTCACGCTGGCCGAGTTCCAGGACTACTACAGTGGCGTGAGCGCCTCTGTGGACACGGATGAGGAGCTCGCGGCCATGATGACCAGTGCCTGGCGGCTGTGA
- the VMAC gene encoding vimentin-type intermediate filament-associated coiled-coil protein has translation MSAPPPLQIREANAHLAAVHRRAAELEARLDAAERTVRTQAERLARHDQQLRAALDELGRAKDREIAALQEQLLTSEATVQSLQAAVCQRDKLIRQLQPRAELLQDICRRRPPLAGLMATLAEAERLGPLPASDPSHPLPGGPSSHLANSTGEEEDRDHLQPTVFGTTV, from the exons ATGTCAGCACCGCCGCCCCTGCAGATCCGCGAGGCGAACGCACACCTGGCTGCGGTGCACCGGCGCGCGGCGGAGCTGGAGGCGCGGCTGGACGCGGCCGAGCGCACGGTGCGCACCCAGGCCGAGCGCCTGGCTCGCCACGACCAGCAGCTGCGCGCCGCCCTAGACGAGCTGGGCCGCGCCAAGGACCG TGAGATTGCCGCCCTCCAGGAGCAGCTGCTGACCTCCGAGGCTACTGTCCAGAGTCTGCAGGCTGCTGTGTGCCAGAGGGACAAGCTCATCAGGCAGCTGCAGCCCCGGGCTGAACTGCTGCAGGACATCTGCCGCCGCCGGCCACCCCTGGCTGGGCTGATGGCCACCCTGGCTGAGGCTGAGCGCCTGGGGCCTCTGCCGGCCAGTGACCCCAGTCACCCACTCCCTGGTGGGCCCAGTTCACACCTTGCCAACAGTActggggaggaagaggacaggGACCACCTCCAGCCTACTGTGTTTGGGACCACTGTGTGA
- the NDUFA11 gene encoding NADH dehydrogenase [ubiquinone] 1 alpha subcomplex subunit 11 isoform X2 encodes MAKTLLHQYWDIPEGTECHRKAYATTSIGGATGLIVSAYSVALRTPASYLEGVARTGRYTFTAAAIGAIFGLTSCISAQVREKPDDPLNYFLGGCAGGLTLGARKNTRSPPVSPADP; translated from the exons ATGGCTAAGACGCTTCTTCACCAGTACTGGGACATCCCCGAAGGTACCGAGTGCCACCGCAAGGCCTACGCCACCACCAGTATCGGTGGTGCCACTG GCCTCATCGTCTCCGCCTACAGCGTGGCGCTCCGGACCCCAGCCTCCTACCTGGAGGGAGTGGCGAGGACAGGACGGTACACGTTTACCGCAG CCGCCATCGGTGCCATATTCGGCCTCACCTCCTGCATCAGCGCCCAGGTCCGCGAGAAGCCTGACGACCCTCTCAACTACTTCCTCGGAGGCTGCGCCGGAGGCTTGACCCTGGGAGCACGCA AGAACACGAGGTCGCCGCCTGTCTCCCCCGCCGACCCCTGA